A single genomic interval of Mangifera indica cultivar Alphonso chromosome 5, CATAS_Mindica_2.1, whole genome shotgun sequence harbors:
- the LOC123216323 gene encoding ubiquitin-like-specific protease 1: MLQREMQEKMQSLNNRITGLEGSYVQASKSVQLDESFDEEVQQQIQDRPTTAQKLTTTKKVSAFGRVLRKGKQLSMRLPRGTSRNDSPYAQTMVDPNCNTRAMHIEAFMGILRKSYPDSNWTTVSTQFVALLPQCYSEFKQLGANMEWPTFFLDQINGISLWTKEFFRPWSSVDKVFFPINFDNQHWVCGVLDINEWRMYIYDSAQYTESIERVKKLLMPFKTLTHLMKASNFYISKGIPSPDPLPTLQYRCIRDVPKQDVGSGDCGIFLLMFMEYLARDHPFNFTSAHSKRLRKRVATTIFQGRALSFEDF; the protein is encoded by the exons ATGCTTCAAAGGGAGATGCAGGAAAAAATGCAATCATTAAATAATCGAATTACAGGACTTGAGGGTTCTTATGTTCAAGCATCTAAATCAGTACAG TTAGACGAATCATTCGACGAGGAAGTCCAACAACAAATTCAGGACCGACCAACAACTGCTCAGAAGCTGACAACAACTAAAAAAGTGTCAGCTTTCGGTCGTGTACTGCGAAAAGGGAAACAGTTG TCGATGCGTCTTCCTCGGGGGACCAGCCGGAACGACAGCCCGTATGCCCAAACCATGGTGGACCCAAATTGTAACACTAGGGCAATG CATATTGAAGCTTTTATGGGTATACTTCGTAAATCTTATCCGGATAGTAACTGGACTACTGTTTCCACCCAATTTGTTGCACTTCTCCCTCAGTGTTACAGTGAGTTTAAACAATTGGGTGCAAATATGGAGTGGCCTACATTTTTTCTAGATCAAATCAATGGAATCTCGCTTTGGACAAAAGAATTCTTTCGCCCATGGAGTAGTGTTGACAAG GTATTCTTTCCGATCAACTTCGACAACCAACATTGGGTGTGTGGcgtattggatataaatgaatGGAGGATGTATATATACGACTCTGCCCAATATACTGAAAGCATAGAGAGGGTGAAGAAGTTATTGATGCCATTTAAGACACTAACACACCTAATGAAGGCGAGTAACTTCTATATATCAAAGGGAATTCCATCACCAGATCCTCTACCGACATTACAATATAGGTGTATTCGTGATGTCCCAAAACAAGATGTTGGAAGTGGAGACTGTGGCATTTTTTTACTCATGTTTATGGAATACCTTGCCCGAGATCACCCATTTAATTTTACATCAGCACATTCCAAGAGGTTAAGAAAACGCGTGGCTACAACCATATTCCAAGGAAGGGCCCTCA GTTTCGAGGATTTCTAA
- the LOC123216324 gene encoding uncharacterized protein LOC123216324: protein MDETHTCPRDQILPHHRQAGAESLGNILKSMFVVDRIYRPKEIISDMADRYRIDISYTQAWRAKTYAINALRGSPKESFGILREYCHNLELKNPGTMARIDVDLENRFKFFFMCMGCSIRGFQQFCRPVICINASHLKGKYLGSLFIVVAKDGNNQIYPLAFGIGHKEGLDTWTPFLTYLRMCISDLPDLAIISDRHHSIIAAVANFKNTKHIEGLFWRAAKAYRLTDFQAAMNRIARVNPTTATYLTDIGYDRWARAHFGGWWYNIITTNIAESFNALTRTARALPITILVEFLRSTLQHWFFNRRNMAGERSHPLTPWAEDKLARHVFKSANMIVKPINMQQYEVHDSRQQVFIVNLLYRTCDCGKFQRSQIPCAHAAAIAKVYEEDINPLGDQSTWAPSNLPVIFPPVMKQRMSGRPSSHARRPSQGEEV from the exons ATGGATGAGACCCACACTTGTCCGCGAGATCAAATATTGCCACATCATAGACAAGCAGGTGCCGAATCATTAGGTAACATACTTAAGTCCATGTTCGtggttgatcgtatttatcgaccaaaggaaattatttcagaCATGGCAGATAGGTATCGGATTGACATATCGTACACGCAAGCATGGcgtgccaaaacatatgcaataaatgcattacGAGGATCTCCGAAAGAGTCTTTCGGTATATTACGTGAGTACTGTCATAATTTGGAGCTTAAAAACCCAGGAACTATGGCACGTATTGATGTCGATCTGgaaaataggttcaagttttttttcatgtgtatggGGTGTTCTATACGAGGGTTCCAACAATTCTGTCGTCCGGTGATATGCATTAATGCTTCACACTTAAAAGGAAAGTATCTTGggtctcttttcattgttgttgccAAGGacggtaataatcaaatttacccacTTGCATTCGGTATTGGGCACAAAGAGGGACTAGATACATGGACGCCGTTTTTGACGTACCTTCGCATGTGCATTAGTGATTTGCCAGATTTGGCTATTATTTCTGAtcgtcatcattcaataattgcGGCGGTCGCGAAC TTCAAAAAtactaaacatattgaaggaCTATTTTGGAGAGCTGCTAAGGCATATCGTCTCACGGACTTTCAAGCCGCTATGAATAGAATTGCTAGAGTAAATCCCACTACAGCAACCTATTTGACCGACATTGGGTATGACAGATGGGCACGTGCGCACTTTGGAGGATGGTGGTACAATATTATAACGACCAATATTGCTGAGTCCTTTAATGCTTTAACACGGACTGCTCGCGCTTTGCCTATCACTATATTGGTAGAGTTTCTTCGAAGCACGCTacaacattggtttttcaataggcGAAACATGGCTG GTGAGAGATCTCACCCGTTAACACCATGGGCTGAGGACAAGCTTGCTCGGCATGTGTTCAAATCTGCCAACATGATTGTTAAACCAATAAACATGCAACAATACGAAGTTCATGACTCACGCCAACAAGTTTTCATCGTGAATCTTCTATATCGAACGTGTGATTGTGGAAAATTTCAACGATCCCAGATTCCATGTGCACACGCTGCTGCTATCGCAAA GGTATACGAGgaagatattaatccactagGGGATCAATCAACTTGGGCACCATCAAATTTGCCTGTGATTTTTCCTCCAGTGATGAAGCAACGAATGTCTGGTCGCCCTTCCAGTCATGCAAGAAGACCTTCACAAGGAGAAGAAGTTTGA